The DNA region GGTTTTCCACGTCAATGGCTTCGGGTTTCCACCAACAGAGTCGTCATCAGGCACAAGGTCAGAATCGAGTCTTCaattacaatattatatattcatttaaaaatatgtatttcaagttcaaagggtaactttggtatttttcaacctggaccctattttccatgtcccatgtttttgtgtctaagtgactaatggggacaacaatttttgaaattggtccagtattaaCACGCTGCAATGTAATTGCTTGTGGCAATTCCTCACCGTCAACTtgcgttcactaaaagtgcttgtttttgccactgacaggctcagattgttattataagtatctgacaacattatggaaaggaccctacagagaaattaaacatttttcgtaccattcgcttgatccggtctgtttgttattgtgtcatgtgacttgttgctggaagacaacggtggaaacgtgagtgagagttggaaagaggagtgccggtgttgttgcgtttgttgtgttggagtacagaaagcatagcttagtgttatctagaaggttttcaatgtcatggctgaatatatagctgatttcgacaatgtggatgctACACAAGATTTCAGAGTTACACTTCTCAGAGCAAGACACACAGATCAAGTGAAAaggtaaagaaaagaaaaaaaaattctgtagggccctttccataatgttgtcagacacataTCATAGcgcttttagtggacgtaaattgaCGGTGAGGAATTGCCCCGAGTGATTACATCGCAGCCCATTTAGCAGCTGTTGGCTGCAGTGTTCTTGCTAAATGCTGGACCGATTTAAAAAATTATTGCCCCCCATTAGCCACGTCGACAcaaaaacataagaaaatagggtccagattgaaaaatacaaaatttcCCCTTTAAGTTCAGCATTAGGTTGCCTTTTACAGGATATTAAGCTCCTGTAGCTTCACGTGACAGAACAGTGAGTCACTGACAATCCTTGCGTTATTACCAGGGCATACTACGGCAATCTGAACTTCTTCGGTGGTCCATCCACCACTTCGGTGAAGGCTTCAGCCAAGCTgaagcagctggaggaggagaatgaggacgccatgtttgtgattgtttCTGATGTGTGGCTGGACAGCGTTGAAGTGATGGAAAAGCTCAACATTATGTTCTCAGGTCTGGTATTGAATCATAGTCTTAGACATTACAGGTCCAGAATATGCACTTTATGAGACATCAATCACATTTAgcttcactttgtttttttcttacaggCTATGCTTCGATGCCTCCCACCTGTTTCATTTTGTGTGGCAACTTCTCTTCTGCGCCGTATGGAAAAACACAGATCAAATCACTCAAAGGTGAGACTTTAGGATGCTCATCAGTATAACATGCTGTAGATTTTGAGATCTCTGAATGTAATAAAGGGATAAATAGACAGCATTTCAGAATCTAatacatttttctctttttagagTCATTGAAGGCTCTTGCTGATGCTATATGTTCATACCCCAGCATTCACAGCAGGTAGGATCTGATAGAATTGTTAATGTGGTCTATTCttaaaggttccctgtggagtttttgacctcTAGTAGCGCTATGGAGCTGTTTTTCTATGAGTGGGTCCCTGTTTTGTTGATCTTTGTTGAACACAATACACTCCTGCTAATggtttcacactattccactgatctATAGGGGTCAGTAACTAACCAAGATATACTTCAATGCACCAACAAaggcaaagaagaagaaatctgCAAGCTAgtagacatggatgtaaacaattcTGGGTTTAAAATACTTGTAAaatgctttttgcaaatgttttatgaggaaggaaatacaTTCAACGTTTTTGTTAGAGCTTAAGGATACACATATTTTGGTGAgcaacactgaatgtaaacatagcTTTTGTTTATGTataagaaaactccacagggcaccttttaCTATTCAAGTTTCAATTGGTTTGACTTAAATTTGATCACCCTTACCCCTGCAGTTCTCGCTTTGTGTTTGTTCCCGGCCCTGAAGACCCTGGTCCAGGCACCATCCTGCCACGGTAAACATTCACAGACATCTGCTTTTTGACATCATTATGGAAGTTTTGTTCAGTTTGGACAAATGTGGATAAATATGTTCTCCTCAGGCCTTCTTTGGCAGATCACATCACGGACGAGTTCAGTCAGAGGGTGCCATTTTCCGTGTTCACTACTAACCCATGCAGgtgaaacacatttatttaatgtcAAAGTATTTGTTATGTAGAGTGATCAGGGTTCTGGTGTACCCTGAACTCTTGACATTTTGGCAGTATTTCTGTTCTTAGAAACTAAAAGTGACCTGATTGGTTTTTCCTGTCAGGATCCAGTACTGCAGCCAGGAGATCGTCATTATCAGGGAAGACCTGGTCAACAAGATGTGCAGGAACTGCGTCCGGTTACCCAATAACAATCTTGACATTCCAAACCATGTGAGTTTCAGCTTCTCTGAACAAACCTTTGTACTGAGTGAAATTCCTCTCATtaaacagacatacagtattgtTATTTGTGTTGCCTGAGGTTTTATTTGCCTTTATACGTAGTATTTTTAAGTTTTTGCCATCAATTCTAAGTGCTCCTTAAGCAATGCAAAGATATTGGTAAACTACTCAGACTTGTCTCATTTCTGACAAAACACAATTTGAATtgttctcctcttctccccagTTTGTTAAGACCATCCTATCCCAGGGTCACTTGACTCCACTGCCTCTGTATGTCAGTCCTGTATTCTGGGCGTACGACTACTCACTGCGTGTCTACCCAGTCCCTGATGTCATCATCTTCGCAGACAAATACGACCCATTCAGCATCAAAAACACAGACTGCCTCTGTGTCAACCCGgtaagaaacagaaacacaagtgAGGGCTCTAAAAAGGATCCTTTGACAGAAAATGAtaaacaatgttttgttttggtcttgTCTCAATATGGACTCACTTGCCGCCTAATATAATTTgtcaataatttatttatacaggGCTCATTCCCAAAAAGTGGCTTCACATTTAAGGTGTACTACCCATCCAGCAGAACTGTTGAGGACAGGTGGGATCTGTTCTTGAGCTTTCACTTTCATTCACTACAGATAACTAGTTTCAACCATCACTAATACTCATACTAATCATTTGTGTTCTTGTGTGTTCACAGCAAACTTCAAGGACTCTAAAGAAAATCATGGATTTAGAAGAGGAtctgtttcagtcattttgtaCATTGCTTGTGTATGATACTGTATTCTTAAAATGGATTGGTAATTAAATCGCtgtagtgttttattttgtatgtatgttcTGTCAATAAAGGTTTTATTCTTTGTACTAAATATCCTGGCATCTTTTTCTATTCACAATGATCAGCCCTACTTTATTATAATTTCAAAAATTATATAGTCTACCTTGATGTCTTCAAGGTAGACTATAGTTTTTAGTTTTCTAATTGAATTGCACTAATATAGTGCCAAATTAGGATTTCAATTGTTCACATTTGCAAGCAATGTTGACTGAAGTTAAATTTTTTGGGGGGACTCTTTATGGATGACTTATGCTTATCTATTTTTATACGAGAGCCTGCAACCTGGCAGGTGTTTAAAACCACCaggttgaaaataaaaataggtATGTGCCGAGATGATGGTCTACTTTGTTTTATGCCGACCTTATTTCTTTTTCCAAAACTTTATtgtaaaaatatacaatatacaaatattGCAGACATGTACAGTCAGAACTATGACTTTGGAtataagaaaaacagaaatcataaagacaattaaaataaatagaataaataaggttcagtaaaaaaataaggggaaaaaatatattcttCTTTAAAGAGTTCACTATACAGTACGCAAGTTGTATTGCTCTTTTTAGTGGTTATAAGTTTGAGAgttttaatatattctttaaattcatattaaaaaaaacagtgaaattgGGGGTATTtgtatatgaaaaatgtacCATGCATACTGAGTAATTTATCAATGAATTCAATGTTACAACCTGGGAGGTGTTTAAAACCACcaggtctaaaaaaaaaaaaataggtatGTCTTGAGGTGAGAAAATAAATAGGATAAGCttcagtaaaaaagaaaataacggGGAAAAAATACGTTATTCTTCATTAAAGAGTTCACTATACAGTAGGACAGTTTTATTGC from Sebastes umbrosus isolate fSebUmb1 chromosome 16, fSebUmb1.pri, whole genome shotgun sequence includes:
- the pole2 gene encoding DNA polymerase epsilon subunit 2, which translates into the protein MDVARKIKTKVSSGFKMRGLILRPEASRYLVEALESVNASELDDIIEKVLDAVEKQPLSSSMIELSVVEIAVQDCTQSCDETIDNVFNIIGAFDVPRYIYSVERKKFVPLSMTTHSAPSLCGLAKDKAELFRERYTILQQRIHRHQLFTPPAIGAAVEEGQNKFQLKTIEALLGSTSKLGEVIVLGMVTQMKEGKYYLEDPSGTVQLDMSKAQFHNGLYTESCFVLAEGWYEDSVFHVNGFGFPPTESSSGTRAYYGNLNFFGGPSTTSVKASAKLKQLEEENEDAMFVIVSDVWLDSVEVMEKLNIMFSGYASMPPTCFILCGNFSSAPYGKTQIKSLKESLKALADAICSYPSIHSSSRFVFVPGPEDPGPGTILPRPSLADHITDEFSQRVPFSVFTTNPCRIQYCSQEIVIIREDLVNKMCRNCVRLPNNNLDIPNHFVKTILSQGHLTPLPLYVSPVFWAYDYSLRVYPVPDVIIFADKYDPFSIKNTDCLCVNPGSFPKSGFTFKVYYPSSRTVEDSKLQGL